A stretch of the Sulfurimonas sp. HSL3-1 genome encodes the following:
- a CDS encoding TonB-dependent receptor, which produces MNINHLAKHTALLCFLLGNSAAIHADESIAIGAVTVESTTIDDGVDSKTGVSNTMTITGEEVEKINPHTITDILNSVPGVTLSNVGTDSVKVHIRGIENQMYMGEQPGVAIVIDGVPVQETSGKINIDLDNIESIKVIKGGASYLYGNDALAGAVIITTKKAKAVSSSKAEAEAGSFNSKRLMATTNQSFENSALQLQGSYRGSDGYWDESYVSVKSINGKYSYYLNDTSDITLGLDYTKRETGDGNSVHGTLAAKTDPRSENEYSYSGYYKTDLTKGFVTYSNSFGEDSNLMLNVHTYIDDKTYKTARTKTDKNEIWNQNGAKGEYRTAFDILGLMTGFDLQRNTTDERAYLAADGSLQSDYATEEDINALYGEMKLEVVKDLTTTFNIRYDNIQQRYIDHQESANNVKPSYDVVSYRAGFNYALSKNNALYASVSTGFRTPTVRQMSNNQATLRENPAVDIPSKIGIETSYNYEIGLRGRYAGLTYNASVYQLDRKDYIGRIAGSYITSDDENESNYDNVGDMRSRGFELSVQSDRSKTVAFDLAYTYLDAVFTRYWLSQQVTADPDGRGPLTGDFERIDLSGNQVPRTPKHTVKLTLYYQPNSKATLITELLAKSSYFADEVNAHKLSGYEVVNLIGEYRFSDAFEMFARFDNLLDRKYYQFVNINSSALATMAEDATVRVAPPRAFYAGMRYRF; this is translated from the coding sequence ATGAATATAAACCATCTGGCAAAACATACGGCACTGCTTTGTTTCCTGCTCGGAAACAGCGCCGCAATCCATGCTGACGAGAGCATCGCAATCGGTGCCGTGACCGTCGAGTCTACGACGATCGACGACGGCGTCGATTCAAAAACGGGCGTTTCAAACACCATGACCATTACGGGCGAAGAGGTTGAAAAGATCAACCCGCACACCATTACGGACATCCTGAACAGCGTACCGGGTGTCACCCTCTCCAACGTCGGCACCGACAGCGTCAAAGTCCATATCCGGGGAATCGAGAACCAGATGTACATGGGCGAACAGCCCGGCGTCGCCATCGTCATCGACGGCGTCCCGGTCCAGGAGACCTCGGGCAAGATCAACATCGACCTGGACAATATCGAATCGATCAAAGTCATCAAGGGGGGCGCGTCTTACCTCTACGGCAACGACGCCCTCGCCGGCGCGGTCATCATCACGACCAAGAAAGCTAAAGCCGTCTCTTCGTCGAAAGCCGAAGCGGAAGCCGGAAGCTTCAACTCGAAACGCCTGATGGCAACGACCAATCAGAGCTTCGAAAACTCCGCGCTCCAGCTGCAGGGAAGCTACAGGGGCAGTGACGGCTACTGGGATGAATCCTACGTCTCGGTTAAATCGATCAACGGGAAATACTCCTATTACCTCAATGACACCAGCGACATAACGCTGGGGCTTGACTATACCAAACGCGAAACGGGTGACGGCAACAGCGTCCACGGGACCCTCGCGGCGAAAACCGACCCCCGGAGCGAAAACGAGTATTCGTACAGCGGCTACTACAAGACCGACCTGACCAAAGGGTTCGTCACCTACTCCAACTCCTTCGGTGAAGATTCGAACCTGATGCTCAATGTCCATACCTACATCGATGACAAGACCTATAAAACGGCACGGACGAAAACGGACAAGAATGAAATCTGGAACCAGAACGGCGCCAAAGGCGAATACCGCACGGCCTTTGACATCCTGGGTCTCATGACCGGATTCGACCTCCAAAGAAACACCACCGATGAACGGGCATACCTCGCGGCCGACGGCAGCCTCCAGTCCGATTACGCGACAGAGGAGGATATCAACGCGCTGTACGGCGAGATGAAACTCGAAGTGGTCAAGGACCTGACAACCACTTTCAATATCCGCTACGACAACATCCAGCAGCGGTACATCGACCATCAAGAGAGCGCCAACAACGTCAAACCCTCCTATGACGTCGTCTCCTACCGGGCCGGTTTCAACTACGCTCTTTCCAAAAACAATGCGCTTTACGCCAGTGTTTCCACCGGTTTCAGGACCCCGACGGTACGCCAGATGAGCAACAACCAGGCGACCCTGCGGGAGAATCCGGCTGTGGATATTCCCTCGAAGATCGGTATAGAGACATCCTACAACTATGAGATCGGCCTGCGCGGCCGGTATGCCGGACTCACCTATAACGCATCGGTCTACCAACTCGACCGGAAAGATTACATCGGAAGAATCGCCGGGAGCTATATCACCTCCGACGATGAGAACGAAAGCAACTACGACAACGTCGGGGATATGCGCAGCAGGGGCTTCGAGCTCTCCGTGCAGAGTGACCGGAGCAAAACGGTCGCGTTTGACCTGGCCTATACCTACCTCGACGCGGTCTTTACACGCTACTGGCTCTCCCAGCAGGTCACCGCGGACCCCGACGGCAGAGGGCCGCTCACGGGCGACTTCGAACGCATAGACCTCTCCGGCAACCAGGTGCCGAGAACGCCCAAACACACCGTCAAACTGACGCTCTATTACCAGCCGAACTCCAAAGCGACACTTATCACGGAGCTGCTGGCAAAAAGCAGTTATTTTGCGGATGAGGTCAATGCGCACAAACTGAGCGGATACGAGGTCGTTAACCTGATCGGCGAATACCGCTTCAGCGACGCTTTTGAAATGTTCGCACGATTCGACAACCTGCTGGATAGAAAATACTACCAGTTCGTCAACATCAATTCATCCGCATTGGCGACGATGGCGGAAGACGCCACGGTCAGGGTCGCCCCTCCCCGGGCGTTCTACGCCGGTATGCGCTACCGCTTCTAA
- the ychF gene encoding redox-regulated ATPase YchF has protein sequence MGLAIGLVGLPNVGKSTTFNALTKAQNAEAANYPFCTIEPNKAVVPVPDPRLDALAKIVNPERIQHSTLDFVDIAGLVKGASKGEGLGNKFLANIRETEVILQIVRCFADENVVHTEGSIDPLRDVEIIETELILADVEMLQNRIERLKKQAKADKKAQAMVDFAQTLLDHLDQGNLARSFPEIDDDRFAELNKDLRLLTAKEIMYGANTDEDGLLEDNEYVQRLAAHAEEQNCEVIKLCAKIEEELVGLEDDERDEFLRDLGVEESGLEQIIRKGFDKLGLMSYFTAGVKEVRAWTIRKNTTAPKAAAVIHNDFEKGFIRAEVIGYEDFVACNGEAGAKEAGKMRLEGKEYIVQDGDVMHFRFNV, from the coding sequence ATGGGATTAGCCATCGGACTCGTCGGGCTGCCGAACGTCGGAAAATCAACTACTTTTAACGCGCTGACCAAGGCGCAGAACGCGGAAGCGGCCAACTACCCCTTCTGTACCATCGAACCGAACAAGGCGGTCGTCCCCGTCCCGGATCCGCGCCTGGACGCCCTGGCCAAGATCGTCAACCCCGAGCGCATCCAGCACTCCACCCTCGACTTCGTCGACATCGCCGGCCTCGTCAAGGGTGCCAGCAAGGGTGAGGGTCTGGGAAATAAATTCCTCGCCAATATCCGCGAAACGGAAGTGATCCTGCAGATCGTGCGCTGTTTCGCCGACGAGAACGTCGTCCATACCGAAGGAAGCATCGACCCGCTCCGCGACGTCGAGATCATCGAGACCGAACTGATCCTCGCCGACGTCGAAATGCTGCAGAACCGTATCGAACGTCTCAAGAAACAGGCCAAGGCGGACAAGAAGGCGCAGGCGATGGTCGACTTCGCCCAGACCCTGCTCGACCACCTCGACCAGGGCAACCTTGCCCGCAGCTTCCCCGAAATCGACGACGACCGTTTCGCCGAACTCAACAAGGACCTGCGCCTGCTGACGGCCAAGGAGATTATGTACGGTGCCAACACGGATGAAGACGGCCTGCTTGAAGACAACGAGTATGTTCAGCGTCTCGCGGCCCATGCCGAGGAGCAGAACTGCGAAGTCATCAAGCTCTGCGCGAAGATCGAGGAAGAGCTGGTCGGCCTCGAAGACGACGAACGCGACGAATTCCTGCGCGACCTCGGCGTCGAGGAGTCTGGCCTTGAACAGATCATCCGCAAAGGCTTCGACAAGCTGGGCCTGATGAGCTACTTCACGGCCGGTGTCAAGGAAGTCCGCGCCTGGACGATCCGCAAGAACACGACGGCGCCCAAGGCCGCCGCCGTCATCCACAACGACTTCGAAAAGGGGTTCATCCGCGCCGAGGTGATCGGCTACGAGGACTTCGTCGCCTGCAACGGCGAGGCCGGTGCCAAAGAGGCCGGCAAAATGCGCCTGGAAGGCAAGGAGTACATCGTCCAGGACGGCGATGTCATGCACTTCCGTTTCAACGTATAA
- a CDS encoding cation-translocating P-type ATPase produces MTLEKEMLKPDRPDWHDVEGLTDTEAAARLRIDGYNEIPGARRRTLTVIVRDVMTEPMFILLLAAAAIYFLLGDNAEASILLSFVIVVIGSTVYQEHRTERVLEALRDMTSPRALVVRGGGQQRIPGREVVRGDMLVLVEGDRVPADAVILAQRNLQVDESLLTGESVPVGKRHWLDGDLRLQPGGEDQPYVYSGTLVVQGTAIAEVNATGPKSTIGTIGKSLQGIETEKTPLQLQTGKMVRLLAALGLLLCALLIVVYGLTRGDWLDGLLAGITLAMATLPEEFPVVLTVFLALGAWRISRRRVLTRRVPAIETLGSATVLCVDKTGTLTQNSMNVHTIVTGEALFRVPDVTDTAPLPETFHELLEFGILASEADPFDPMEKAMHALAQRYLSGTEHLHDDWELVYEYPLSAEMHAISHVWRSTHGDEYVVASKGAPESIADLCHLDAASSAQLAQQVEALSSQGLRVLGVADARYSGKEWPSIQHDFAFRLLGLIALADPLRPAVPSAIARCHAAGIRVVMMTGDYPGTAHTIAREAGLRADTLMTGSEIDGCDEAELAARIRTINIFARVVPEHKLKIVNALKADGEVVAMTGDGVNDAPALKASHIGIAMGGRGTDVAREAASLVLLDDDFTSIVEAIRLGRRIYDNLRKAMAYILAIHVPIAGMALLPVFFGWPLIFFPVHIAFLQFIIDPACSVVFEAEREETDAMLRPPRPLDEPLFGVWNLGLSLLQGTGVLIWAIALYGIVLSRGATAEDARALAFTALVIANITLIFANRSWKRTLFASLHIPNRAVWWITGGALLFLALALFEPQLRQLFRFGEADIAGLLLAVVAGIASVAWFELFKLLRGIRFS; encoded by the coding sequence TTGACACTGGAGAAAGAGATGCTCAAACCCGACAGACCTGATTGGCATGACGTTGAGGGGCTGACCGACACCGAGGCGGCGGCACGGCTGCGCATTGATGGGTATAACGAAATACCGGGCGCGCGACGGCGCACATTGACCGTGATCGTACGCGACGTTATGACCGAGCCCATGTTTATTCTGCTACTGGCTGCAGCAGCGATCTATTTCCTCCTGGGGGACAACGCCGAGGCTTCCATTCTCCTCAGTTTCGTCATCGTTGTCATAGGGTCAACCGTTTATCAGGAACATCGCACAGAGCGCGTCCTGGAAGCCCTGCGGGATATGACGAGTCCCCGCGCTCTCGTTGTACGCGGCGGCGGGCAGCAGCGTATCCCCGGACGCGAAGTGGTGCGGGGCGATATGCTTGTTCTGGTTGAGGGAGACCGTGTCCCCGCTGATGCCGTCATCCTGGCACAGCGGAACCTTCAGGTCGACGAATCCCTATTGACCGGCGAATCGGTCCCTGTCGGAAAGCGTCATTGGTTGGACGGGGATCTACGCCTTCAACCCGGGGGCGAGGATCAGCCCTATGTCTACTCCGGCACCCTTGTTGTACAGGGAACGGCCATTGCGGAGGTCAACGCTACCGGTCCAAAAAGCACCATTGGCACCATCGGAAAGTCCCTGCAGGGCATCGAGACCGAGAAAACCCCGCTGCAGCTTCAGACAGGAAAGATGGTGCGTCTGCTCGCCGCTCTCGGTCTGCTACTGTGCGCCCTGCTCATCGTCGTCTACGGCTTGACGCGCGGCGACTGGCTCGACGGCCTGCTCGCGGGGATTACCCTCGCCATGGCAACGCTCCCCGAAGAGTTCCCCGTCGTCCTCACCGTCTTCCTCGCACTCGGGGCCTGGCGTATTTCCCGGCGCCGCGTGCTGACCCGCCGCGTTCCGGCGATCGAAACCCTCGGTTCGGCAACGGTTCTGTGCGTCGACAAAACCGGTACGCTGACGCAAAACAGCATGAACGTCCATACGATTGTCACCGGCGAAGCGCTCTTCCGCGTCCCCGACGTAACAGACACGGCTCCGTTGCCCGAGACTTTTCACGAACTGCTCGAATTCGGGATCCTTGCCAGCGAAGCCGACCCCTTCGATCCGATGGAAAAGGCGATGCACGCCCTCGCGCAACGCTATCTCTCCGGTACAGAGCACCTGCACGACGACTGGGAACTGGTCTACGAGTATCCCCTTTCGGCCGAAATGCATGCCATCTCCCATGTCTGGCGCTCCACCCACGGTGACGAGTACGTCGTCGCCTCGAAAGGTGCGCCCGAATCGATCGCGGACCTTTGTCATCTCGATGCTGCATCGTCAGCGCAACTTGCGCAGCAGGTCGAAGCGCTTTCATCGCAAGGCCTGAGGGTGCTCGGTGTCGCGGACGCCCGCTACTCCGGCAAAGAGTGGCCGAGCATCCAGCACGACTTCGCCTTTCGTCTGCTCGGCCTGATCGCCCTTGCCGACCCGTTACGCCCCGCCGTGCCTTCTGCTATTGCCCGGTGTCATGCCGCAGGGATACGTGTCGTCATGATGACCGGGGACTATCCCGGCACTGCACATACCATCGCCCGGGAGGCAGGGCTGAGAGCCGATACGCTGATGACGGGAAGTGAAATCGACGGCTGCGATGAAGCGGAACTGGCCGCGCGCATAAGAACGATCAATATCTTTGCACGTGTCGTGCCCGAACACAAACTCAAAATCGTCAATGCCCTCAAAGCTGACGGTGAAGTCGTGGCAATGACCGGTGACGGTGTCAACGACGCCCCGGCACTCAAGGCATCCCATATCGGTATCGCGATGGGCGGACGTGGGACGGATGTCGCGCGCGAAGCCGCTTCGCTAGTGCTGCTTGACGACGATTTCACCTCCATTGTCGAGGCCATCCGGCTGGGCCGGCGTATCTACGACAATCTTCGCAAGGCGATGGCCTATATTCTTGCCATTCATGTTCCGATCGCCGGCATGGCACTGCTGCCCGTCTTTTTCGGATGGCCCCTGATCTTTTTCCCGGTCCATATCGCTTTTTTACAGTTTATCATCGATCCGGCCTGCTCCGTCGTCTTCGAAGCGGAACGGGAAGAGACCGATGCCATGCTACGCCCTCCACGTCCTCTGGACGAGCCGCTTTTCGGCGTGTGGAACCTAGGGCTAAGCCTGCTACAAGGCACCGGTGTGCTCATCTGGGCAATTGCCCTCTACGGTATAGTCCTGTCCCGCGGCGCCACGGCAGAGGATGCAAGGGCACTGGCCTTCACGGCGCTGGTCATAGCAAACATCACGCTTATTTTTGCCAACCGATCCTGGAAGCGTACGCTCTTCGCATCCCTGCATATCCCGAACCGCGCCGTTTGGTGGATTACCGGTGGCGCTCTTCTCTTTTTGGCACTCGCGCTCTTCGAGCCGCAGCTTCGCCAACTCTTCCGATTCGGGGAAGCAGACATCGCAGGCCTTCTGCTGGCCGTCGTTGCCGGTATCGCCAGTGTCGCCTGGTTCGAACTTTTTAAACTGCTTCGCGGCATCCGCTTTTCCTAG
- a CDS encoding 4Fe-4S binding protein yields the protein MVDHIKRDRNDLYGMPLLGYLFKNQRFLFLLRLAVTALFFYAIALGFAVPGKENLYTPALFWGIFWSLFIVVSLPTFGRIFCGICPHGFLGHYLTKFGLNKRMPKWLENRFIGVTLLMVGWWGVYYSFPSVYHTPFGSAVLFTVMTLLSFVFYLVYKEMSYCKYICPIGTLTRAYEKLSFTWLGTYQSACSECKTFDCAKACTHGLSPFNFDKKNSMGDCTLCMDCSDACEAVSFRLTKPSFSLFSHFKIEKAEVWAYILIVAAIPITMAFHHGMGRSAIADEFIWAKTAAALQGIAGLGGMDTVGLFAFLYAVLFSVVAATAGMFVASKILQKEYTTVFYTLGYAFAPLFIFGSLSHTLEMFFVSGMEKIVDGFAYGFGVQSDFTSPASRKDAWVHLFSYLRYVGVAWALVILYKRFGLIEAKKRAKILAFPFAASLIIFFVAVNLYRGYILDTYGRAQRGHHNHSVPTEKFSKNAPQAMRVTAGPAAEHPAGRL from the coding sequence ATGGTAGATCATATCAAACGCGACCGAAACGACCTCTACGGCATGCCGCTGCTGGGATACCTCTTCAAGAACCAACGCTTTCTTTTTCTGTTACGGCTGGCCGTGACGGCCCTCTTCTTTTACGCGATCGCCCTGGGCTTCGCCGTACCTGGGAAAGAGAACCTCTATACGCCGGCACTCTTCTGGGGGATTTTCTGGTCACTCTTCATTGTCGTGTCGCTGCCGACCTTCGGGCGCATCTTCTGCGGGATCTGTCCCCACGGATTCCTGGGACACTATCTCACGAAATTCGGCCTGAACAAGCGTATGCCCAAATGGCTTGAAAACCGTTTCATCGGCGTGACGCTGCTCATGGTCGGCTGGTGGGGTGTTTACTACAGCTTCCCCTCCGTGTACCATACCCCTTTCGGTTCGGCCGTGCTCTTCACTGTCATGACCCTGCTCTCTTTTGTCTTCTATCTCGTCTATAAAGAGATGAGCTACTGCAAATACATCTGCCCCATCGGCACCCTGACTCGGGCCTACGAGAAGCTCTCCTTCACGTGGCTAGGAACCTACCAGAGCGCCTGCAGCGAGTGCAAAACCTTTGACTGTGCCAAAGCATGTACACATGGCCTGAGTCCCTTCAACTTTGACAAAAAGAACTCGATGGGAGACTGTACGCTCTGCATGGACTGCTCGGACGCCTGCGAAGCGGTCAGCTTCCGCCTGACCAAGCCCTCGTTTTCGCTCTTTTCGCACTTCAAGATCGAAAAAGCGGAAGTCTGGGCCTACATCCTGATCGTCGCGGCCATCCCCATCACCATGGCGTTCCACCACGGCATGGGACGCAGCGCGATCGCCGACGAATTCATCTGGGCGAAAACGGCGGCGGCGCTTCAGGGGATCGCCGGCCTGGGCGGTATGGATACTGTCGGACTGTTTGCCTTTTTATACGCCGTGCTCTTCTCGGTTGTTGCGGCCACGGCGGGGATGTTCGTCGCGTCCAAAATCCTTCAAAAAGAGTACACCACCGTTTTCTACACCCTCGGGTATGCCTTCGCGCCGCTGTTCATCTTCGGGTCGCTTTCGCATACGCTAGAGATGTTCTTTGTCAGCGGGATGGAAAAGATCGTCGACGGGTTCGCCTACGGCTTCGGCGTGCAGAGCGACTTCACCTCGCCGGCAAGCCGAAAGGATGCATGGGTGCACCTCTTCTCCTACCTGCGGTACGTCGGGGTGGCCTGGGCACTCGTTATCCTCTACAAACGCTTCGGTCTGATCGAGGCGAAAAAGCGCGCCAAAATCCTGGCCTTCCCGTTTGCGGCATCGCTGATCATCTTTTTTGTCGCCGTCAACCTCTACCGAGGCTACATCCTCGACACCTACGGCCGTGCGCAGCGCGGGCACCACAACCACAGCGTCCCCACGGAAAAGTTTTCTAAAAACGCACCGCAGGCAATGCGTGTGACGGCCGGACCTGCCGCAGAACACCCTGCAGGCAGGCTGTAG
- a CDS encoding efflux RND transporter permease subunit, with the protein MNKSKLTAPEQTPLPESENTLFDKLLNFFIENYKINYTLFFLLFAAGIYTYTMIPKEISPEIEPDTMTIRGSYGGASVDVLNRMVVTPLEEETKNLVGVESVTSVISPGSFSVRLELDKGADKAEMAESIRDAIALVVPTLPSDMDEPAVRNVAHARGLMQVSVRSDRVGLDRLRELAQKLKSRLMAIPGVSDVTIFGDSDLFYEIMLDERRIDAYGLSHTEVLKTISELSYIYPLGKIDDAKAQYFLSVGNQKKFVDAFEQTVLNIGDRQIALRDIATVTKRYEDASTLASMNGKTAITLSLSQNPKGDAIAIGEQIYKLLESMKVDGVDYDVRQDQTTIIQERLNIVISNILFGIILITLMTFALINARMAFIIALGIPTSFVLGSIYFYFTGYSININSLIGVIIAIGIIVDDAIVVSENIQQYIEKGYAPAKAAFLGTREMAKPVTIASATTLFSFIPLLMISGRLGEIVQMIPIAFSALVIASLLESFIFLPIHAVHLLSPASRTLSWEGVNRRYSAALRLLMRYQKTFLLLFVIIIPLLIYSGFKHAKFQMFQPFDATALNITFKAAPTTTLEESLAIVQAIEKDLLKERGRFGVENVTSTAGYRRSATGDTEMFPSVGYIGVELQKKKPDNFMDSYITPYLSFYDSRRDSVRERSSKAISRDLRAWLVSQGYKEHYGLEELMVVEKGMGYAKADIRIGLMSDDYQQAIRAVKMLETELGAIDGIKYAGDNIKRGIDEIKIKVNAYGEQLGITDAYLGNFVSDLYLSKRIGVIFDGQSLLDIKVRSAYQDDFAFFESLGVPLKNGQIVRLRDVCDFEVITALERLVKDDGETTFFVFANVDSKIITASEALQKLKPTLSRLKAEGVRLKFKGEAEQKKALETDLVLATVLSVILIFIAILYLFNSIRETLIVVSVIPFSLLGVLMGHALMGLNLSMPSLIGALGLAGVIVNDGIIMMSTLRHAGSADEIHLLAGRRFRPIILTSLTTLVGLSSLIFFASGQAATFQPLAVSLGFGLAWGTVLNLFYLPVMYSYVHKQRVPS; encoded by the coding sequence GTGAACAAAAGCAAGTTAACCGCCCCGGAGCAGACGCCCCTCCCAGAGAGTGAGAACACCCTGTTTGACAAACTGCTGAATTTTTTTATTGAAAACTATAAAATCAACTACACGCTCTTTTTCCTTCTTTTCGCCGCCGGGATCTATACCTATACAATGATCCCCAAGGAGATCTCCCCCGAGATCGAACCCGATACCATGACGATCCGCGGCAGCTACGGCGGCGCCTCCGTCGATGTCCTCAACCGCATGGTCGTGACGCCGCTCGAAGAGGAGACCAAAAACCTGGTCGGCGTCGAGAGCGTCACCTCGGTCATCTCCCCGGGCAGCTTCTCCGTACGCCTCGAGCTCGATAAAGGAGCCGACAAAGCGGAGATGGCCGAATCGATCCGCGACGCCATCGCCCTGGTCGTGCCGACACTCCCCTCCGATATGGACGAGCCTGCGGTCAGGAACGTGGCCCATGCGCGGGGGTTGATGCAGGTATCGGTGCGTTCGGACCGGGTCGGCCTGGACAGGCTCAGGGAACTCGCACAGAAGCTGAAATCCCGGCTGATGGCGATTCCCGGCGTTTCGGACGTCACGATCTTCGGCGATTCCGACCTTTTCTACGAGATCATGCTTGACGAGCGGCGCATCGACGCCTACGGACTGTCACATACGGAAGTGCTCAAAACCATCTCGGAACTCTCCTATATCTACCCCCTCGGCAAGATCGACGACGCCAAGGCCCAGTATTTCCTCTCCGTCGGAAACCAGAAGAAGTTCGTGGACGCATTTGAACAGACCGTGCTCAATATCGGCGACCGCCAGATCGCGCTCAGGGACATCGCCACGGTCACTAAACGCTACGAAGACGCTTCGACGCTGGCGAGCATGAACGGCAAAACCGCCATTACCCTTTCGCTTTCGCAGAACCCGAAAGGAGATGCCATCGCCATTGGGGAACAGATCTATAAACTCCTCGAGAGCATGAAGGTCGACGGCGTCGATTACGATGTCAGGCAGGACCAGACGACGATCATCCAGGAGCGCCTCAATATCGTCATCTCAAATATCCTCTTCGGGATCATCCTCATCACCCTGATGACCTTTGCCCTGATCAATGCGCGCATGGCCTTCATCATCGCGCTGGGCATCCCGACCTCCTTTGTGCTGGGGAGCATCTATTTCTACTTCACCGGGTACAGCATCAATATCAATTCCCTGATCGGGGTCATCATCGCCATCGGTATCATCGTCGACGACGCCATCGTCGTCAGCGAGAACATCCAGCAGTACATCGAAAAAGGGTACGCACCGGCAAAGGCGGCCTTCCTCGGGACGCGGGAGATGGCCAAGCCCGTCACCATCGCCTCGGCCACCACACTCTTCTCCTTTATCCCGCTGCTGATGATCAGCGGCCGGCTCGGCGAGATCGTGCAGATGATCCCCATCGCCTTCAGCGCTCTGGTCATCGCGTCTCTGCTCGAGTCGTTCATCTTCCTGCCGATCCATGCGGTGCACCTGCTCAGCCCCGCCTCGCGCACCCTCTCCTGGGAGGGAGTCAACCGACGCTATTCGGCAGCCCTCCGGCTGCTGATGCGGTATCAGAAAACCTTTTTGCTGCTCTTTGTCATCATCATCCCGCTGCTGATCTACAGCGGTTTCAAACACGCAAAATTCCAGATGTTCCAGCCCTTCGACGCCACCGCCCTGAACATCACCTTCAAAGCGGCCCCGACGACGACCCTCGAGGAGTCCCTCGCCATCGTACAGGCCATCGAGAAGGACCTTCTCAAGGAGCGCGGCCGTTTCGGCGTCGAAAATGTCACGTCGACGGCAGGATACCGGCGCAGCGCCACGGGAGACACCGAGATGTTCCCCTCCGTCGGGTACATCGGCGTCGAACTGCAGAAGAAAAAACCCGACAACTTTATGGACAGCTACATTACCCCCTACCTCAGTTTCTACGACAGCCGGCGCGACAGCGTGCGCGAACGCTCCTCCAAAGCCATCTCGAGGGATCTGCGGGCATGGCTCGTATCCCAGGGCTACAAGGAGCATTACGGACTCGAAGAGCTGATGGTCGTCGAAAAGGGGATGGGCTACGCCAAAGCGGATATCCGTATCGGGCTGATGAGCGACGATTACCAGCAGGCGATCCGGGCGGTCAAAATGCTTGAAACAGAGCTCGGCGCAATCGATGGCATCAAGTATGCCGGCGACAACATCAAACGGGGGATCGACGAGATCAAGATCAAGGTCAACGCCTACGGCGAACAGCTCGGCATCACCGATGCCTATCTGGGCAATTTTGTCTCGGACCTCTATCTCTCCAAACGCATCGGCGTGATCTTCGACGGTCAGAGCCTGCTCGATATCAAGGTCCGCTCCGCCTACCAGGACGATTTTGCGTTTTTCGAATCCCTCGGCGTGCCGCTGAAGAACGGACAGATCGTCCGCCTCCGGGATGTCTGCGATTTCGAGGTGATCACCGCACTGGAGCGGCTTGTCAAGGATGACGGTGAGACCACCTTTTTCGTCTTTGCCAATGTCGACTCGAAAATCATCACCGCCTCCGAAGCGCTTCAGAAGCTCAAACCGACCCTCAGCAGGCTCAAGGCGGAGGGGGTCCGTTTGAAATTCAAAGGCGAAGCGGAACAGAAGAAAGCCCTGGAGACCGATCTCGTGCTGGCGACGGTCCTGTCGGTCATCCTGATTTTTATCGCCATCCTTTACCTCTTTAATTCGATCCGCGAGACGCTGATCGTTGTCTCCGTCATCCCCTTTTCCCTCCTGGGGGTCTTGATGGGGCACGCCCTCATGGGGCTGAACCTCTCCATGCCCTCGCTGATCGGCGCGCTCGGCCTCGCCGGCGTTATCGTCAATGACGGCATCATCATGATGTCCACGCTCCGGCATGCCGGCAGCGCCGACGAGATCCACCTCCTGGCCGGCAGGCGCTTCAGGCCGATCATCCTGACGTCGCTGACGACTCTCGTGGGGCTCTCCTCCCTGATCTTCTTCGCCTCGGGCCAGGCCGCCACCTTCCAGCCTCTCGCGGTCTCGCTGGGATTCGGTCTGGCGTGGGGCACCGTCTTGAACCTCTTCTACCTGCCCGTCATGTACAGCTATGTCCATAAGCAGCGCGTCCCCTCGTGA